The proteins below come from a single Chloroflexota bacterium genomic window:
- a CDS encoding glycosyltransferase family 2 protein, which yields MSESVDLSVVIVSWNVKALLERCLRSLLAASGWTLVAPSDEPVGARTMEIWVVDSASADGSADMVRDVFPAVGLIANTENVGFTRGNNQGLARCRGRAVLLLNPDTEVLGDALTVMADYLDAHPDVGIVGPRILTPDGGVQPSRRRFPTYGTAFVESTCLQRWFPRHRLLARYYMWDAPDDREQDVDWLEGACLMARAEVARQVGGLDERFFMYSEEMDWCLRAKRAGWRVVYLPQAAIVHYGGKSSEQVVAAKHIHFQRSKVAYFAKHFGAARGEILRLFLLGTYVWMLAEEGGKWLVGHRRPLRAERVAAYWQVVRSGLR from the coding sequence ATGAGCGAAAGCGTGGACCTGTCCGTAGTCATCGTGAGTTGGAACGTGAAGGCGCTGCTGGAGCGGTGCCTTCGTTCGCTTTTGGCTGCCTCGGGCTGGACGTTGGTTGCCCCCAGTGATGAACCCGTCGGCGCGCGCACAATGGAGATTTGGGTGGTAGACAGCGCGTCCGCCGACGGCAGTGCCGACATGGTGCGCGATGTCTTCCCCGCCGTGGGCCTCATCGCCAACACCGAGAACGTGGGCTTCACGCGGGGGAACAATCAGGGGCTGGCCCGTTGTCGCGGGCGCGCCGTCCTGCTGCTAAACCCCGACACCGAGGTTCTGGGCGACGCCCTGACCGTCATGGCCGACTACCTGGACGCGCACCCCGACGTGGGAATTGTCGGCCCGCGCATCCTCACGCCCGACGGCGGCGTGCAGCCCTCGCGACGCCGCTTTCCCACCTACGGCACGGCGTTCGTGGAGAGCACGTGCTTGCAGCGGTGGTTCCCGCGCCACCGCCTGCTGGCGCGCTACTACATGTGGGATGCGCCCGACGACCGCGAGCAAGACGTGGACTGGCTGGAGGGGGCGTGCCTGATGGCCCGCGCCGAGGTCGCGCGGCAGGTGGGCGGGCTGGACGAGCGGTTCTTCATGTACTCCGAGGAGATGGACTGGTGCCTGCGGGCCAAGCGGGCGGGCTGGCGCGTGGTGTACCTGCCCCAGGCTGCCATCGTCCACTACGGCGGCAAGAGCAGCGAGCAGGTGGTGGCCGCCAAGCACATCCACTTTCAACGGAGCAAGGTGGCCTACTTCGCCAAGCATTTCGGCGCGGCGCGGGGCGAGATTCTACGACTCTTCCTTCTCGGCACGTATGTCTGGATGCTGGCCGAGGAGGGGGGCAAGTGGCTGGTGGGCCATCGGCGACCGCTGAGGGCCGAGCGCGTCGCCGCATATTGGCAGGTGGTGAGGTCGGGGCTGCGATGA
- a CDS encoding glycosyltransferase family 4 protein: MRVLFVTGEFPPMQGGVGDYTATLARTLADLGASVAVITSAKAALLDDARVAVYPVVRRWGWASLGAVAGAAASWRADVVHIQYQAAAYGMRLPIHLLPAYLRMGNRGVRRAVTFHDLKLPYLFPKAGPARRWAVARLARDCDAAIVTNREDELAFGDLGVSRAPRLIPIGSNIAPHLPQGFERGAWRAKWGIAPDDLVLAYFGFLNATKGGDTLIAAVGHLAKQGRPVRLLMIGGKVGASDPTNREFARHVENVITREGVADRVIWTGFLPPEEVSAAFAVADMAVLPYSDGISFRRGSLMAALAHGMPIISTVPRVHLPELVPEENVILVPPDQPADLAEAVARLADHAGLRTRLGEGARRLSRLFAWERIARESLALYESLLGGERT, from the coding sequence ATGAGGGTGCTGTTCGTTACGGGCGAGTTCCCCCCGATGCAGGGCGGCGTGGGCGACTACACGGCGACCCTGGCCCGCACGCTGGCCGACCTGGGCGCGTCCGTCGCGGTCATCACGTCGGCGAAGGCCGCCCTGCTGGACGACGCCCGCGTGGCGGTGTACCCCGTGGTGCGCCGCTGGGGGTGGGCGAGCCTGGGGGCTGTGGCGGGGGCGGCGGCCTCGTGGCGGGCGGATGTCGTCCATATCCAGTATCAGGCAGCGGCCTACGGGATGCGCCTGCCGATTCACCTGCTGCCCGCATACTTGCGGATGGGCAATCGGGGCGTCCGTCGCGCGGTTACGTTCCACGACCTGAAACTGCCGTATCTGTTCCCGAAGGCTGGCCCCGCGCGCCGTTGGGCGGTGGCGCGATTGGCGCGCGATTGCGACGCGGCCATCGTTACCAACCGCGAGGACGAACTGGCCTTTGGCGACCTGGGGGTTTCCCGCGCGCCGCGCCTGATTCCCATCGGGAGCAACATCGCGCCGCACCTGCCGCAGGGGTTTGAGCGCGGGGCGTGGCGCGCCAAGTGGGGCATCGCGCCCGACGACCTGGTGCTGGCCTACTTCGGATTCCTGAACGCCACCAAGGGCGGCGACACGCTGATTGCCGCCGTCGGCCACCTGGCGAAGCAGGGGCGGCCTGTGCGCCTGCTGATGATCGGCGGCAAGGTGGGCGCCAGCGATCCCACCAATCGGGAGTTTGCGCGGCACGTGGAGAACGTCATCACCCGCGAGGGGGTAGCCGACCGCGTGATCTGGACGGGATTCTTGCCGCCGGAGGAGGTCTCGGCTGCCTTCGCCGTGGCCGACATGGCCGTGCTTCCCTATTCCGACGGCATTTCGTTCCGCCGCGGGAGCCTGATGGCGGCGCTGGCCCACGGCATGCCCATCATCAGCACCGTGCCGCGGGTGCACCTGCCCGAACTGGTGCCCGAGGAGAACGTCATCCTCGTGCCACCCGACCAGCCCGCCGATTTGGCCGAGGCGGTGGCGCGCCTGGCCGACCACGCGGGGTTGCGCACGCGCCTGGGCGAAGGGGCGCGGCGGCTGTCGCGGCTGTTCGCCTGGGAGCGGATCGCTCGCGAGTCGCTGGCCCTGTACGAGTCGCTGCTCGGGGGAGAGCGGACGTGA
- a CDS encoding polyprenyl synthetase family protein, translating to LAAETDSVPVVQIFSRALMTICNGELRQLLADRTWPPTRASYDKRIYSKTASLFAASAEAGAVLSTAPADKVALIRSYGHNLGMAFQIVDDVLDYVGDPSELGKPVGSDLRQGIVTLPALLYLEQARHPEAEALVKRAAHGEDAAVREAVAVIIASGAVDGALAEAAEYARKSHAALDGLPACQSRDILAQLADYVVARRI from the coding sequence CGCTCGCTGCCGAAACCGATAGCGTGCCCGTGGTGCAGATTTTCTCGCGGGCGCTGATGACCATCTGCAACGGCGAACTGCGCCAGTTGCTGGCCGACCGCACGTGGCCGCCGACGCGGGCGTCCTACGACAAGCGCATCTACAGCAAGACGGCCTCGCTGTTTGCCGCTTCGGCCGAGGCGGGCGCGGTGCTCAGCACGGCCCCCGCCGACAAGGTGGCGCTCATCCGCAGTTACGGCCACAACCTGGGGATGGCGTTCCAGATCGTGGACGACGTGCTGGACTACGTGGGTGACCCGTCGGAGTTGGGCAAGCCGGTGGGCAGCGATTTGCGCCAGGGGATCGTTACGCTGCCCGCGCTCCTGTACCTGGAGCAGGCGCGGCATCCGGAGGCCGAGGCGCTGGTGAAGCGGGCCGCCCATGGCGAGGACGCCGCCGTGCGGGAAGCGGTGGCCGTCATCATCGCCTCGGGGGCTGTGGACGGGGCGCTGGCAGAAGCCGCCGAGTACGCCCGCAAGTCCCACGCGGCGCTGGATGGGCTGCCTGCCTGCCAATCCCGCGACATCCTCGCCCAACTGGCGGATTATGTCGTCGCGCGGCGAATTTGA
- a CDS encoding DNA primase, with the protein MGVVDEIKNRIDIVDFISGYVPLKKAGRTYKGLCPFHSEKTPSFIVFPDSQSWHCFGACGTGGDIFTFLMKRENLDFGEALRILAARAGVQLEPVTPAKAAEQEQEERLFAVNAAAAEYFHDLLVSSAQAEHARAYLEKRGVTPDSWRAFQLGYSLNDWHALQNHLRGRGFRHEDIAAVGLIIQREGGEGFYDRFRGRLMFPIRDMRGRVIGFGGRSLDGSEPKYMNSPQSPIFDKGSVLYGIDLARGPIRQQNQAIIVEGYMDVIMAHQYGIANVVASMGTALTETQLRTLSRLTKRFALALDSDAAGSAATLRGLDTARATLDRDVKPVPVGPGLIRFESTLNVDLRIVTLPPGKDPDEIIRESIDAWATLLAQATPLVDYYFQIVTAELDLTTAKGKSEAVQRLKPVLQDVGDPIQRQHYIQRLARLVHVDERTLAEVLGRPARAVKARPQPEGEVPVPGRTERATYEDYVLYLISRSPDAVPWVSQALAEAGLQPPRPDEFRDPRSRAILEHIWEPLAAQSTPWPEIRAGLPQIMQDYLTELAQQMASLPPLPDEQVRAEVLQTILRLRQQYLKTVLADLRFLCQDAEEQHDEEALAQYTLAIGQHTQELAVVQKALGPKGDQRVPLFLRG; encoded by the coding sequence ATGGGCGTGGTGGACGAGATCAAGAACCGCATAGACATCGTGGATTTCATTTCGGGCTACGTGCCGCTCAAGAAGGCGGGGCGAACCTACAAGGGCCTGTGCCCGTTTCACTCCGAGAAGACGCCCTCGTTCATCGTGTTCCCCGACTCGCAGTCGTGGCACTGTTTTGGGGCGTGCGGCACCGGCGGCGATATCTTCACTTTCCTCATGAAGCGCGAGAACCTGGACTTCGGCGAGGCGCTCCGAATCCTGGCGGCGCGGGCCGGCGTCCAACTGGAGCCGGTAACGCCCGCGAAGGCCGCCGAGCAGGAGCAAGAGGAGCGTCTCTTTGCCGTGAACGCCGCCGCAGCCGAGTACTTCCACGATCTTCTGGTGTCGTCGGCGCAGGCCGAACACGCCCGCGCCTACCTGGAAAAGCGCGGCGTAACGCCGGACTCGTGGCGGGCGTTCCAACTGGGCTACAGCCTCAACGACTGGCACGCGCTCCAAAATCACCTGCGCGGCAGGGGCTTCCGCCACGAAGACATCGCGGCCGTGGGCCTCATCATCCAGCGCGAGGGCGGGGAGGGGTTCTACGACCGCTTCCGGGGCCGCCTGATGTTCCCCATCCGCGACATGCGCGGGCGCGTCATCGGCTTTGGCGGGCGCTCGCTGGACGGCTCCGAACCCAAGTACATGAACTCACCGCAGTCGCCCATCTTTGACAAGGGCAGCGTCCTGTACGGGATAGACCTGGCCCGAGGGCCGATCCGCCAGCAGAATCAGGCCATCATCGTGGAAGGGTACATGGATGTCATCATGGCGCACCAGTACGGCATCGCCAACGTGGTGGCGTCCATGGGCACGGCGCTGACCGAGACGCAACTGCGCACGCTGTCGCGGCTGACCAAGCGGTTCGCGCTGGCGCTGGACTCGGACGCGGCGGGGAGCGCGGCCACGCTGCGGGGGCTGGACACCGCCCGCGCCACGCTGGACCGCGACGTGAAGCCTGTGCCCGTGGGCCCGGGTCTCATCCGCTTTGAGTCCACCCTCAACGTGGATTTGCGCATCGTTACGCTGCCGCCGGGCAAGGATCCCGACGAGATCATCCGCGAGAGCATCGATGCCTGGGCGACGCTTTTGGCCCAAGCCACGCCTCTTGTAGATTACTACTTCCAGATTGTAACCGCCGAACTGGACCTTACGACGGCCAAGGGCAAGAGCGAAGCGGTCCAGCGCCTGAAGCCCGTCCTTCAGGATGTGGGCGATCCCATCCAGCGCCAGCATTACATTCAGCGGCTGGCGCGCCTGGTGCATGTGGACGAGCGCACCCTGGCCGAGGTGCTAGGCCGGCCGGCGCGCGCGGTCAAGGCCCGCCCGCAGCCCGAGGGCGAGGTGCCGGTGCCAGGCCGCACCGAGCGCGCCACGTATGAGGACTACGTGCTCTACCTCATCTCGCGCTCACCGGATGCGGTGCCCTGGGTGAGCCAGGCCCTGGCCGAGGCCGGATTGCAGCCGCCGCGACCCGACGAGTTCCGCGACCCGCGCAGCCGCGCCATTCTGGAGCACATCTGGGAACCGCTGGCCGCCCAGAGCACGCCCTGGCCGGAGATTCGGGCCGGCCTTCCGCAGATCATGCAGGACTACCTGACCGAACTGGCCCAGCAGATGGCGTCGTTACCGCCGCTGCCCGACGAGCAGGTGCGCGCTGAAGTGCTCCAGACTATCTTGCGCCTGCGCCAGCAGTATCTCAAGACCGTGCTTGCCGACCTGCGCTTCCTGTGCCAGGATGCCGAAGAGCAGCACGACGAAGAAGCCCTTGCCCAGTACACCCTTGCCATTGGCCAGCACACCCAGGAACTGGCGGTCGTCCAGAAGGCCCTCGGCCCCAAAGGCGACCAGCGCGTCCCACTCTTTCTTCGCGGTTGA
- the rpoD gene encoding RNA polymerase sigma factor RpoD, with product MDTTELSGASKRKSRRAASSSPARAGRADSAPKKATPGRMSGGLAPDDDVDLADDELSDLLEAVEVPLDEEELEDLELEADEELDLTEAADAWEEIEAVGAEEGRLPLRALVEVSAPDLGGDPVRMYLSEIGQVPLLSTAQEARLARKLQKGEEARRKLEAEKDQLTPNERRKLRRAIREGAVARRKLIEANLRLVVSVAKRYLGRGLSLLDLIQEGNMGLLRAVEKFDPGMGYKFSTYATWWIRQAISRSIADQSRTIRIPVHMIETINRLFRASQALQQELGREPTPEELALEMGFVEPEDRVRIEEALANGGEMDKALERRLRRAAFRVRRIQRIAQEPMSLEAPVGSEDNSYLGDFIEDDSLPGPADAASLQLLREQMQEILEGLNEREREVLAMRFGLEDGQGHTLEEVGQRLGVTRERIRQIESKALRKLRHPTRTRKLRDYLG from the coding sequence ATGGACACGACCGAACTGTCTGGTGCATCCAAGCGCAAATCCCGGCGTGCGGCATCTTCCTCGCCCGCCCGCGCGGGCCGCGCCGACTCCGCTCCGAAGAAGGCAACTCCGGGCAGAATGTCGGGGGGGCTGGCTCCGGATGATGACGTGGATTTGGCCGACGACGAACTCTCGGACCTCCTGGAAGCCGTGGAAGTTCCCCTGGACGAAGAGGAACTGGAGGATTTGGAACTGGAGGCCGATGAGGAGTTGGACCTGACCGAGGCCGCCGACGCCTGGGAGGAAATAGAGGCCGTGGGGGCCGAGGAAGGGCGTTTGCCTCTGCGGGCGCTGGTAGAAGTGTCTGCCCCCGACCTGGGCGGCGACCCCGTTCGGATGTACTTGAGCGAGATCGGGCAGGTTCCTCTCCTGTCTACGGCGCAGGAGGCGCGGCTGGCCCGGAAACTCCAGAAGGGCGAGGAGGCCCGGCGCAAGTTGGAGGCGGAGAAGGATCAACTGACGCCGAACGAACGTCGCAAACTCCGGCGAGCCATCCGCGAAGGCGCTGTCGCCCGCCGCAAACTGATTGAGGCCAACCTGCGCCTTGTGGTGAGCGTGGCGAAACGCTACCTGGGCAGGGGGCTGTCGCTGCTGGACCTGATCCAGGAAGGCAATATGGGCCTTCTCCGTGCTGTGGAGAAGTTTGACCCGGGCATGGGCTACAAGTTCAGCACCTACGCCACCTGGTGGATTCGCCAGGCCATCAGCCGCTCCATTGCCGACCAGTCGCGCACCATCCGCATTCCGGTGCACATGATTGAGACCATCAACCGCCTGTTTCGGGCCTCGCAGGCGTTGCAGCAGGAACTGGGCCGCGAGCCGACGCCCGAGGAACTGGCGCTGGAGATGGGGTTTGTGGAGCCGGAGGACCGGGTGCGGATAGAAGAGGCACTGGCCAACGGCGGCGAGATGGACAAGGCCCTGGAGCGCCGCCTGCGCCGCGCCGCCTTCCGGGTTCGCCGCATCCAGCGCATCGCCCAAGAGCCTATGTCGCTGGAAGCGCCCGTCGGCTCCGAGGACAACAGTTACCTGGGGGACTTCATAGAAGACGACTCGCTGCCGGGTCCGGCCGATGCGGCCTCGCTGCAACTCCTGCGCGAGCAGATGCAGGAGATTCTGGAGGGGCTGAACGAGCGCGAGCGCGAGGTGCTGGCGATGCGGTTCGGGCTGGAGGACGGCCAGGGCCACACGCTGGAGGAGGTGGGGCAGCGGCTGGGCGTAACCCGCGAGCGCATCCGCCAGATTGAGTCCAAGGCGCTGCGCAAACTCCGCCACCCCACGCGCACGCGCAAGTTGCGGGACTACCTCGGCTGA
- a CDS encoding O-antigen ligase family protein, producing the protein MDRHFLQAKWYQEWFAADTRAGVVAVLLLCVAVGGVVGALIGLLGPLYGVAAVAAAAVGLIMLRSVYVGLIAAIGIICLLPFAAIPLPIGFSPTFLDVALIAVYVVWLLRLARRKQRDFIATPVAFPLLLFIILAIVAFIAGLAHARPTASILRRFAEVIMALGLFYVVVNIVRTKGHLDWILRAIILAGFAAAFLGVVLYYLPEGTTIRILSALGRFNYPTGADIIQYVEDDPSKPMRAISTSVNPNLLGSLMILITSVTVAQLFAERPVLPRWTLWGMVPFMGLCLYLTYSRGSLAGLAVGLGVIGAVRYRKLLVLMAVAGLLLLLLPSTQAYIAHLIEGVRGEDLATQMRFGEYKDALILISRYPWLGVGFAGTPDIDLYIGVSNVYLMIAEQTGLIGLALFLAVMATAFAYVWRGWRARMSRTHEAALLGFVAALVGIMVGGLFDHYFFNLDFPHSVSFFWIYVGLAVVSARLGLEAPARE; encoded by the coding sequence ATGGATCGCCATTTTCTGCAAGCCAAGTGGTATCAGGAGTGGTTCGCGGCCGACACGCGGGCGGGCGTCGTGGCTGTGCTGTTGTTGTGCGTGGCGGTCGGCGGCGTCGTGGGCGCGCTCATCGGGTTGCTGGGGCCGCTGTACGGCGTCGCGGCTGTGGCGGCGGCTGCGGTGGGCCTCATCATGCTGCGCAGCGTGTACGTCGGGCTAATCGCCGCCATCGGGATTATCTGCCTGCTGCCCTTCGCCGCCATCCCGCTCCCCATCGGCTTCTCGCCCACATTCCTGGACGTGGCGCTGATCGCCGTGTACGTCGTGTGGCTCCTTCGGCTGGCCAGGCGCAAGCAGCGCGACTTTATCGCAACGCCGGTGGCTTTCCCACTGCTCCTGTTCATCATCCTGGCCATCGTAGCCTTCATCGCGGGGCTGGCCCACGCACGGCCCACCGCCAGCATCCTGCGCCGCTTCGCCGAGGTCATCATGGCGCTAGGGCTGTTCTACGTGGTGGTCAACATCGTGCGGACAAAGGGTCACCTGGACTGGATTCTGCGGGCCATCATCCTGGCGGGGTTCGCGGCGGCTTTCCTGGGCGTGGTGCTTTACTACCTGCCCGAGGGGACGACGATTCGGATTCTGTCGGCGCTGGGCCGTTTCAACTATCCCACCGGCGCCGACATCATTCAGTATGTGGAGGATGACCCGAGCAAGCCCATGCGTGCGATATCCACGTCGGTGAACCCGAACCTGCTGGGCAGCCTGATGATCCTCATCACGTCGGTTACGGTGGCGCAGTTGTTCGCCGAACGGCCGGTTTTGCCTCGCTGGACGCTGTGGGGGATGGTTCCGTTCATGGGGCTGTGCCTGTACCTCACGTACTCGCGGGGGTCGCTGGCGGGACTGGCCGTGGGGCTTGGGGTCATCGGCGCCGTGCGGTATCGCAAGTTGCTGGTGCTGATGGCGGTGGCGGGGCTTTTGCTGCTGCTCCTGCCCAGCACCCAGGCGTACATCGCGCACTTGATAGAGGGCGTGCGCGGCGAAGATCTGGCGACCCAGATGCGGTTTGGGGAGTACAAGGACGCGCTCATCCTGATCTCACGCTACCCGTGGCTGGGGGTGGGGTTCGCGGGCACGCCCGACATTGACCTCTACATTGGCGTGTCCAATGTGTACCTGATGATCGCAGAGCAGACGGGGCTTATCGGGCTGGCGCTGTTCCTGGCGGTGATGGCCACGGCATTCGCCTACGTGTGGCGCGGGTGGCGGGCTCGGATGAGCCGCACGCACGAGGCGGCGTTGCTGGGGTTCGTGGCGGCGCTTGTAGGCATCATGGTCGGTGGCCTGTTTGACCACTACTTCTTCAACCTGGACTTTCCGCATTCGGTGTCGTTTTTCTGGATTTACGTGGGCCTGGCGGTGGTGAGCGCCCGCCTGGGCCTGGAAGCCCCCGCGCGCGAATAG
- a CDS encoding glycosyltransferase family 39 protein, giving the protein MKARRWMLAAILVLYFAVAGAFSVATPIFEAPDEPQHFFYARHLAQTGRLPVAEEGTLWAQEATQPPLYYALTAAVIAAVDTSDAEAVAQRNPHAAIGVPLYPDNKNAYVHTSAERFPWRGTVLAVHLARLVSVLLGGVTVWMTYRLGLEVGFGEVVSLAGAAVVAFLPQFGFISGAVNNDNLVTALAAVGLWATVRHLRLGASPRRAGALGALAGLATMAKLSGAGLLGLFVAAGVWQAWRRRDAAWLRDVGIILAVWAAMTGWWFVRNATLYGDPTATGRMVEMMGRRTNPASFTAVWGELRGLAGSFWGLFGWFNVPAPDAMYRMFNLLALAAVAGWGLRVALRRGRERWPGAGVSWLLVWALIILAGLVRWTAQTLASQGRLMFPALPALALLMAAGWEGLWPRRVRGAGMTAIALVFLFWAARAPFFTIRPTYAPPPVREESALPASLVRLDARIGDAAVLVGYLVRPDTVRPGEWVTATLCWKPLRRTAVNYSVYVHLLGRGQKIVGQRDTYPAGGRLATSDWDTTGVFCDDLPIPVAFDAEGPTVLRLTGGLYDLRTGERLPVYDSLDRPTVIMEEVARLIGSAPDAGPGPAVARLGDEIELARWSAEALPDAPGRVVVRLYWHARTAPAAGYTAFVHLVDAEGKIIAQHDGIPVDGDYPTRWWLAGQVVEDTHVLGADSPIPPGAYMIRVGMYRTDTHEALPVAQDGAAAPTGYAVLGTLTVR; this is encoded by the coding sequence ATGAAGGCGCGGCGGTGGATGCTGGCGGCGATTCTCGTGCTTTACTTCGCGGTGGCCGGCGCGTTCAGCGTCGCGACGCCTATCTTTGAGGCGCCCGACGAGCCGCAGCATTTCTTCTACGCCCGCCACCTGGCCCAGACGGGCCGCCTGCCCGTGGCCGAGGAGGGCACGCTGTGGGCGCAGGAGGCCACGCAGCCGCCGCTGTACTATGCCCTGACCGCCGCCGTTATCGCCGCAGTGGACACGTCGGACGCCGAGGCGGTGGCCCAGCGCAATCCTCACGCCGCTATCGGCGTGCCCTTGTACCCCGACAACAAGAACGCCTACGTGCACACGTCGGCCGAGCGGTTCCCGTGGCGCGGGACGGTGCTGGCGGTGCATTTGGCGCGGCTGGTGTCGGTGCTGCTGGGCGGCGTTACCGTCTGGATGACGTATCGGCTTGGGCTGGAAGTCGGCTTCGGCGAGGTGGTGTCGCTGGCGGGCGCGGCAGTCGTGGCGTTCCTGCCGCAGTTTGGCTTCATCAGCGGCGCGGTCAACAACGACAATCTGGTAACGGCGCTTGCGGCGGTGGGGCTATGGGCAACGGTGCGGCATCTCCGACTAGGGGCTTCGCCGCGCCGCGCTGGGGCGCTGGGCGCGCTGGCGGGCCTGGCGACGATGGCCAAACTGTCGGGCGCGGGGCTGCTGGGGCTGTTCGTTGCGGCGGGCGTGTGGCAGGCGTGGCGCCGCCGCGATGCCGCCTGGCTCCGCGATGTGGGAATCATCCTCGCCGTGTGGGCGGCGATGACGGGCTGGTGGTTCGTGCGAAACGCGACCCTGTACGGCGACCCCACGGCCACGGGGCGCATGGTGGAGATGATGGGCCGCCGCACGAATCCGGCCTCCTTCACCGCGGTGTGGGGCGAACTGCGGGGGCTGGCCGGGTCGTTCTGGGGGCTATTCGGCTGGTTCAACGTTCCCGCGCCCGACGCCATGTACCGGATGTTCAACTTGCTGGCGTTGGCGGCGGTGGCGGGCTGGGGGTTGCGCGTCGCGCTCCGTCGGGGGCGCGAGCGGTGGCCGGGGGCCGGGGTGTCGTGGCTGCTCGTGTGGGCGCTGATCATCCTCGCCGGCCTGGTGCGGTGGACGGCGCAGACGCTGGCGTCGCAGGGGCGGCTGATGTTTCCGGCGCTGCCGGCGCTGGCGCTGCTGATGGCCGCCGGCTGGGAGGGGCTTTGGCCGAGGCGGGTGCGCGGCGCCGGCATGACGGCCATTGCGCTCGTGTTCCTGTTCTGGGCGGCCCGCGCGCCGTTCTTCACCATCCGGCCAACCTACGCGCCGCCACCTGTGCGGGAGGAAAGCGCCTTGCCCGCCTCGCTTGTGCGGCTGGACGCGCGCATCGGCGACGCGGCGGTGCTGGTGGGCTACCTGGTTCGGCCCGACACGGTGCGCCCGGGCGAGTGGGTTACCGCAACGTTGTGTTGGAAGCCACTCCGCCGCACGGCGGTGAACTACAGCGTGTACGTGCACCTTCTGGGGCGCGGACAGAAGATTGTGGGCCAGCGCGACACCTACCCCGCCGGCGGGCGGCTCGCCACGTCGGACTGGGATACGACGGGGGTCTTCTGCGATGATTTGCCGATTCCGGTCGCCTTTGACGCCGAGGGGCCGACGGTGCTGCGGTTGACGGGTGGGCTGTATGACCTGCGAACGGGCGAGCGCCTTCCGGTGTACGACAGCCTGGATCGCCCGACGGTCATCATGGAGGAAGTGGCCCGCCTGATTGGTTCCGCGCCCGATGCTGGCCCCGGCCCGGCGGTGGCCCGCCTGGGCGACGAGATTGAACTGGCCCGTTGGAGCGCCGAGGCCCTGCCTGACGCGCCCGGCCGCGTTGTGGTGCGCCTGTACTGGCACGCGCGCACCGCGCCTGCGGCGGGCTACACGGCCTTCGTCCATCTGGTGGATGCGGAGGGGAAGATCATCGCCCAGCACGACGGCATCCCTGTGGATGGGGATTACCCCACGCGCTGGTGGCTGGCCGGTCAGGTCGTGGAGGATACGCACGTGCTGGGCGCGGATTCGCCAATTCCGCCTGGCGCGTATATGATAAGGGTCGGGATGTACCGCACGGATACGCACGAGGCGCTGCCGGTGGCGCAGGACGGGGCCGCTGCGCCCACCGGGTATGCGGTGCTGGGCACGCTCACCGTGCGCTAG